The Primulina tabacum isolate GXHZ01 chromosome 1, ASM2559414v2, whole genome shotgun sequence genome contains the following window.
CGTTAGTACTGAATATGTGACTCCCCCGTAGTACTGAATATGTGATTTGCTGTGCTCCTAGTTGGGATTGagcaaaaattattttaaccAAACTAACAGATTTGTAGGCCTGTCCCCTTACCACAGATGGGATAAGAACCGAACTAATACATCGATCCAATTAGATTATGTATTCCATTACTTTTGGCGACATCCAACTTTAAATTAGCCGCCAAAGTTGGTCTTCAAATTCAACTCATATTCTTTCTCGGAGAACGTTGTCATTATATAGAATATGTTGTTGGAGTTGATGTCATATAAATGAttgatgatttgattgatagatgaataaatattatggtgcACTAAACATGAtattaaattagataaaaatATGGATAAATAATATAGCAAACCAAACAGTACCTTATatcattaaatatttgaaaacaaatatgaaataaatatgCAATTAAATGTGAAgtcttttcaattttttttaaaaccaaattTGAATATGATATCGCTTGAATATAAAAACTATCTTTTAAGTGTTTGCATTAgttatatcattttatttaatttcagttataattttgaaatttgtgttattttttatattgtcCGCACattagtattattattattattattaaaactttaatataaatatttttaatatattatcacAAATAATTACAATTTATTAATctaataaatgataaaaattcgattttttaacgatatttatttatttttaaaatttttgatgacaaaatgttgaaattttgaaaataacttTGGTTGATTAaggttaaaaaaacaaaaatatctctgacaaaataatatatcattttttaaaatatctttttctatattttttattaataacagTTAATCAAAATAAAGAAGTTAAATGACATAATATTGTTATTCTTATTTGAATTTGTctcaaatttcataaacatattttataataatatttcgaatttaaatatattcatcatgttatattaataattttaaaatacttatttAATGCAAGGTTGAAATACTGGTTTTATTCAAAAATTAGATGAAAAATGTATGTCATTCCCAACCAAACGGTTAAATGACGTGTAAGACtgagtgatgtgtattaaaaaaATGCAATGAGTTAAATGGTAGAATTAAGTCAAATGTTTCTGGAACACTCGTCGTAAATGCAAAATTTATTGAACTAACAAATTTCAGATTTCAACTAATATTACGAAGAGttcgagatatatatatatatatatatatatatatatatgtatatatatatatatacatatatatatatacatacacacatattTTCAAACAAGTGCTTGAAATTGAGTTTTACATATCTATTGTACAACTATCTGATGGATAATTAAGTTACCCTTGGGGCTTGTTAACTCACAAAAGTCAGAAATTGAATATATTATTGGAGTATTTAGTAAAATTTATTATTGGTTCAATTGGCTTTGAGATTGTCATGCCGTAATCCACGAGTTAGTATATGCTATATCGGAGTCTCCTTATATCTCATCATCATTATATCATGCGAGCCTGTCTTATTTTACTGGAAGTTGATACCATGTGTTTGGTGATAAAATTGTGAAACGCCCAACCCATTGAGGGTCAGGTTGGTCCGTCAAAAACTCTCATATGGCAATCCAACCTGTGGATCGACGTGTCTTCCGACGAGTTGAGAAATTCATAATCCAACTCAACCTAAGGTGGGTTGCAGGTTATGTGGACTCAAGCCAAATTTGACATGTTTATAAATTGGTTTCATTTTGTGGTTCAGCTTGTACACGTTGGTTCTACATGAGATGGTactgtttttgaattttttttcccttCTTAATAGTGTAATAATTGTGTTTTCTCAAATCGAAATAAATTTATTTGTTAAGAAAAATAAttggaattttttattttattttttgcaaaaAAACATCCTACTAAACATGCTCATGATATCATATGTGTGATGataaattgaagatactcaacaaaaaatatttttatatttaaaattttctgaaaaccattaaattgttattcaaaaatccCATTAATTTCCTTCCAATTCCAACAagtgatcaaatttttttttaaaaaaatacgaatatcataaaaatctaaATACTTGAGACGTAGCTTTTCTTTATATCTGCATTAGATGCTATTTTTGGTGAAAGTTTTTGTTTCTTTTcaatttatattatttcataTTCATTTTTTACCTTAAATAAATAAGTTTCGAAAAGCGGGCCTTAGACCAGTCAATGCCAATTCTTGACTTTGGTAACCTTTTACCGGTGGCTCCCGGTTGATTATTATTACACATATATCGAATTATTTTACTTCGTATATAAGTTTTCTATTATCCaaaatattttctgattttttatcacaaaaactcttgtgaaacgatctcacaaaTCAATTTCATGGATCGAATTTCTTATttaagtcatccatgaaaaatattactttttatgctaaaggtattactttttattgtgaatatcgatagaccCGTCtcagattcgtgagaccgtctcacaagagacctactcatttttTTATCAGTATATCATTATTAACTAAATTATGAGAAGATGTGTAAAAACATTTCTTGAATTAATATTATAAAGATGAAACAAAAAAaagttattaaaatatttaattttcaatgatattttaaatatgtgtgAAAAATAAACCGACTTGTATATTTGACAGATGTAAAAATATATGAGATGGAGATTTATATTCATAATAATCCATTTTTTTCCCAAAGAAGATAAATTCGCATTTTCAATGAGAAAAACCTAccaatatttaaataattgctTTTCAATCTTAATTGATGAGGTCTACAATTTGTCTTTGACTTCTACTCGAGATCGATATGTCTACAAAACTTAATAAACTAAAACTCTTATATATGATCGTTTTTACGAGTCAAATTTATCATAAAAAATTAatgtttttgatattttttcatgaattgaGTCAATTTCgaatattcacattttaaaaataacatgtgAAACGGTCTAACgagattttttatgaatttattataacaaattaatttatatagtttaaatattatatccACATGATCCACCATTCGAAtagattattatttaaaattaaattaatgtatttataattattacatAAATtagttgtgtgtgtgtgtgtttttttttttttttttttaatggggAAAAGGGATTAATGTATTTAATCGTCATCCCTTGACCGTTTACTTTCCACATCCACATATATACACGTGCATTTAATTAATGAACTTTGATAAAATGTTACACATTTCCATCTAAATTATAGTTGTCTTTAATATCTctcttattttatatatatacaatgaTGGTGGTGATTTCTTATCTAAATCAACTAAATACGAACATAAGTAAAATCCGTACTCAATATTTCATGAGTAGGTAGGTCTCTTGTAATACGGGTCAATActattgatattcacaataaaaagtaatattcttaacataaaaaataatatttttttattgatgacccaaataagagatctgtctcataaaatacgacctgtgagatcgtctcataccAATTTTTGCCATATTTCATTGTCttcaaacatttttaaaaaaatacctcCGAAAGTGTATTTGAAATACACTATATATGTCGCGCACCTATGTCACttgttttatgatatatttgtgCTATATGTTAAAGTTAAACCTtcaatgataattaaattttagtatgtcggatattttttttatatttcaaaaaaaaatcgtTTAACTACCaaccttatattatatatatttttcattataacTTCTCTCTCAACATctctatttaaaattttttttttgataagtttactattttttttaaaaaatacttatttattatttttctacAAAGTATATATATCGTATCGTGTGTGTCATAATCTGCTATCTAATAATAATCAAACAATAGCTAGCCACCAGGCCTACAATAATAGTTTGTGgtcattttaatataattattttattattgataagACTTCTTATACGATATTTGTTTTCTTAATCTATATCATTTTTGATCTCTTTATTTatcctttttttattttataatatttatttctctaataataattcaattaaataatagtataatataataaaaatatcatagtcATGCTAGGAGTTGCCCACACTTGATCAACCTTGAATTTTACTCTAAACATGGATGGATTCACCAAGTGGAATTTATTGAAGACATGCGAGGAGTTGGAGACAAGGATCgtttttttggcaaaaacttgtgtgagacagtctcacatgtcgtattttgtgatacaaatctcttatttgggtcatccatgaaaaaatattactttttatgctaaaaatattaatttttattgcgAATATCGGTGGGATTAagccgtctcacagataaagattcgtgagaccgtctcacaagagacttgcTCTTTTTTTTTCTGAACAATTAATTTTGTATATGTGCAAAAGTCATTAATTTAGTTAAATATTTTTCCCACGTGTAATCTACAATATTTTTTGTtagaattaaaaaataaaaattttaattaatattgataaaaatggatcaagaaattgaattaaagaaatatatatatcgTAATTCGTATCATCTACAAATTTTTGTATATTCCATACTTCCATTGGCTAGGAAGGATCACGATACATCATACAAGGTGATATGTTGATTGTGGTTAGATATTTACTGGTCGACGAGAGGCCAAACATTTAATTACAATTAATTAGAGTATAGACTGAAGACTATTGTGTTTTGAATTTATATAATCTATTTTAGATAATGTCATCATATTAGAAAAATCCTAATTAAAAGGTCAAgcctcttaaaattaacttatatGATTTAAGtgtttgttattttattaaaagtggTAATCGATTGTaacaatacaactcaaatcttttaaatctcaTAAATAAGTCAACTGTCATAGTATTTCTAGCATATGCAATTATTTAACATCAACATTATCTCTTCCCATAATTGAGCTATTTTCGAACACGTGATCTTgactttaatatttttttaaaattacatcTTTTTCGAGTGGAACATGTTGATCGCTTTCCATTTGTTAAACAAGTGCATGCTGTTCCTTTGAAATTTTCTTCAACAACATGAACAGATCGTCAAAGAATCCCCCAAATTAATTATAATGTAACAAATATTCGATTTTGTAATCAAGATTTATCCTCCACTCGTTAATTTATAATGCATGTCTTTCAAGAACAAACAATCAAGACGAAGACAACAAGACTTTTTCTAGACAGGTTCATGCATGAATCTTTGTAATATATTCGAATCTTATAAATCCATTACACAGGCACTGAAAAGTCAAGGGTGGGTGACTACTTTAATGGCTAAAACCGGCTCCACTACTTTTGGCCCCTGCTCTAAGCATCATGAATTTCCTCGAATCTTCTTTGTTTCCCTTCGCCATTTTCATCAGCATTTACTTCTATAAAAATCCGATCCCTTCTTTTATTCGGAAACTTTCGGTCAAACTTTTTGTTGTCtccatcttttttcttttcctATGGCTGGAAACCTGTCAAGATTCAATCTTTGATATTCTCCTCCAAGGTACGCAAGGGGAAATTGCTTCTGATTTACGGggaattttttaaattctatTTCAGGGGTTTGGGCCTTTTTTCACTGTCTTGTCCTGGTTTTTTGGATAGGGTAGCTAGCTATTTTTTGATATAAAAGTATCAAATTTCAAGATTTTTCTGTTTTAACTAGCTGGTATAAAACTCGATTTAAGTTTGAATTTGGAATGAATACTGTAGTCCATCAATACCCGGTTGCTACGGAAGATTTTCAATTTAATCACCACGCAAAACCAAAATTTCCCGAAGAAAAAGGATTAAATGAATACAACTTCAACCATGATTTTGATGGATTCCCAGTTAACACAAAAGGGTCGCCCCCTGCTGATGAATCTTCATCTGAGGGGGAAAGTCCTACAGAATTTGACCATTCTGATCCGATGCTTAAGTTCATAAACCATATGCTTATGGAAGAAATAGACTTAGAAAATAAGCCTTGTATGCTTCATGATTGTTTGGCTCTCCAAGCCACTGAAAAATCCTTGTATGATGTTCTTAATAATGATCTTGGTGAAAATCCCGGAAGCCCGAGTGATAATTTCACGAAAAATACCAGGGATAGTGTTAGTGCAAGCTCCTCTGATGCCACCAGTTTTATTGAGTCCAATTGGAATAATCAAAATCAATGGGAGTTCGAGTCCTTTGTTGCTACCCCTTCATATGAAGTTCTGAATTCTTCTTCGTTGGCTAGGCAGCTAGATTCACAGTCATTTTTTGGTTCCTCGGAGAGGATCATTAGTCATGGTGGTTTTACACTGGATTGCCCTCCGTTGAGTCAATTTTCGGTTTCCAATCCATTGAGTGAGAGCCCAGAACTCAAGCTTAGTGATAACTTTGTTAGCCATTCCTTAGAAACTAAGGATAAAAATGATGATTGTACGGAAGTCGTGGGAAGAGACAAACTTGACTGTTCTCCAAATAGTTCAAAAGAGAAGAAGAACCGTGGTAGAGGAGATGGTGATTTTCGGGAGGAGTACCGGAGTCGCAAACAAGTGGCTGACGATCTAGGTGAAGTGGAGCCACTGGAGATGTATGATAATGTGTTGCTTTGTTCAAATACCAAAAACCCCCTGATGCCCGCCCATGACGAAGTCAAGAAAAGTGAACCAAGAAAGAAATCCCGAAAAAAAGATAAATCGAAAGACTCAAACAAAGGAAATTCAAAAGGTGGCAAGAAGCGAGGCGAGGCGAAAGAAGTGGTGGATTTGAGGGGCCTATTAATACAATGTGCACAAGCTGTTGCAAGTTTTGACAGGAGGACCTTCAATGATCTCTTAATCCGGATAAGGCAGCACTCGTCTCCTCATGGTGACGGCTCGGAAAGGCTGGCTCACCATTTTGCCAATGCCCTTGAGGCTCGTTTGGCTGGGACTGGGACAGAATTATACGCGGTGTTTTCTTCCAGGAGGATATCAGCTGCGATGATTTTGAAAGCTTACAAGACTTATATCTCAGCATGTCCGTACAGGAAGATGTCGAATGTGTTTGCAAACAGGACGATCAAGAAACTAACCACTGGAGCTACAAGAATTCACATTATTGACTTTGGAATTCTGTATGGATTCCAGTGGCCCTGTCTGATCCAGGCTCTTTCTGATCGACAGGAAGGTCCTCCAAAGCTTCGAATAACGGGTATAGATTTTCCGCAGACAGGTTTTCGGCCAGCAGAGAGGGTCAAGGACACTGGCCACCGTCTTGCAAACTACTGTGATAGATTCAACGTCCCATTTAAGTTTACGGCCATAGCTCAAAAGTGGGAAACTATCAAACTTGAAGATCTCAGGATTGACAAAAACGAGCTACTCGTGGTCAATTCTTTGCACCGGCTTCAAAATGTGCCAGATGAGACTGTAACCGTGAACAGCCCGAGAGATGCAGTTTTAGATTTGATCAGGAAGATCAATCCTGATCTATTCATACATGGAGTCGTCAATGGGACGTACAACACCCCTTTCTTTATTACTCGATTTAGAGAAACACTCTTCCACTTCTCCTCcatgtttgatatgtttgaGGCTTCCATAGCTCCGGAGGACCCTGAAAGGCTTCTTTTCGAGGAACAGATCTTTGGGAAGGAAATTATGAATATTGTAGCTTGTGAAGGCAGTGAGAGGGTCGAGAGGCCAGAGACTTATAAGCAGTGGCAGGCCAGGAATATAAGAGCAGGTTTTAGACAGCTCCCGCTCGATCCAGAAATCGTTAAACATGTGAAGAACAAGGTGAAGAAGGAATATCACAAGGACTTTTCAGTGGATGAAGATGGGATGTGGATGCTGCAAGGATGGAAAGGTCGTGTCATATATGGTCTCTCATATTGGAAGCCTACCAGCAAGTGATCTAGCGATGGTACAAGCTATATTAAGATAGAATTTTTGCGGAGCATAATGTACGGAGCATGTTTGTAGAGCTCTTGCCTTGGTTGTGGATAGCTCTTGTCTGTATGGAACTTTTCGTCTTTCGTATGATTGACCCTTCTTGCCACACCTGCTTTTGATGTTACTCGTTTGTTACTCCCATAATTAATTTCAACCATTCAGCTGAGTTGTGTTGGGATCTCTTTCTGGTCTCTTAGAATTAATCATTCAATGCAAGGGATGTACAATGTGTGATGATGACCAAAACTATCAAAAATTCTAGTAGGTCGTAAAGTTGTAGCCATATTGCATTTCAAgtagtgattttttttttttatgtacaTAAATGATTATCGAGGGCTTGGATGGTTGGATTTAATCATAATATGGATGCAACGTAACTGATATAAGGAATGTGGAGGATAAATGCATGTGAAAATTGCTACTGTTATTAAATTGATTAGGTGGATATGGTAAAATCCACATCCATTAAGCCAAGCAATACAGTTAGGAATGGTAAAAACAACGGTTATTTCCAATACTCGGAAGAAATACAGGAAAAAGAAATGAGCGAAAACAAGAAGTTCAAATTTTTATGTTCTCGATCTAGTGATAGTTGCCCCAAGTTCAAGCTCTCACTCAAGTCTCAAGAGAAGCTTTCTCAGAATGGAGTGTATCCATCTTCTCTCTGGCTTCCCACAGCTCTGGCAAGGCCTCCTCCATATTGTGGATGCTCTCCAATGAATAATCTACACCTTTTTGGCTTATGAGGTTTGCCAACCTTTATTCAAGAAATACAAGTACTTGGGAAAAATGTACAAGTTTGATACTTTATTTGTCTAGTTTTTGTCCTGGGGAACGGGTGGTGGATTCAAATACAAGAACTGTTTGTAGGCTAAGGGCTTTGCTGTTTGTAGATTTAGAATAGTTATCAAAGAACAACTGGAAAACAACTTAATTCTGTTATACGATGTATTTCCTATGAAGGATCTAAATGTTGTTAAAGCCATATTGTAAAGTATGCACACGGATGTATCGGTCAGTATGAGATGCCAAGAAAAAACCAGAAATACGGTGTGCTTCATCTCCTACCGTTTTGTGAGGATTAATATCTGCGACCTTAAAGGCTTGTTCAAAGGCATTTTCAAATGGCTTGCACACAAAAGGGGACTTGGGAAGTCGTAGAACAagagaaaatcaagaaaataatcaaatataagCATAAAGCCAGACAAATTGCAAAATGCTCTTCGATCTTTTCAACTCATCACCAAAATCATCAACTACTACATCCTTGTGTGTAGGATTCAACGtctcaaaacatataatatcatcagAGCAATCCTCTGTTCCTAGCCAGCTAAGAATTTGAGCAACATGAGCGTCATTTCCGTTCGAAAAAATCTGTATCAAGTGACGTTGTCGAAGTC
Protein-coding sequences here:
- the LOC142549509 gene encoding scarecrow-like protein 33, translating into MNTVVHQYPVATEDFQFNHHAKPKFPEEKGLNEYNFNHDFDGFPVNTKGSPPADESSSEGESPTEFDHSDPMLKFINHMLMEEIDLENKPCMLHDCLALQATEKSLYDVLNNDLGENPGSPSDNFTKNTRDSVSASSSDATSFIESNWNNQNQWEFESFVATPSYEVLNSSSLARQLDSQSFFGSSERIISHGGFTLDCPPLSQFSVSNPLSESPELKLSDNFVSHSLETKDKNDDCTEVVGRDKLDCSPNSSKEKKNRGRGDGDFREEYRSRKQVADDLGEVEPLEMYDNVLLCSNTKNPLMPAHDEVKKSEPRKKSRKKDKSKDSNKGNSKGGKKRGEAKEVVDLRGLLIQCAQAVASFDRRTFNDLLIRIRQHSSPHGDGSERLAHHFANALEARLAGTGTELYAVFSSRRISAAMILKAYKTYISACPYRKMSNVFANRTIKKLTTGATRIHIIDFGILYGFQWPCLIQALSDRQEGPPKLRITGIDFPQTGFRPAERVKDTGHRLANYCDRFNVPFKFTAIAQKWETIKLEDLRIDKNELLVVNSLHRLQNVPDETVTVNSPRDAVLDLIRKINPDLFIHGVVNGTYNTPFFITRFRETLFHFSSMFDMFEASIAPEDPERLLFEEQIFGKEIMNIVACEGSERVERPETYKQWQARNIRAGFRQLPLDPEIVKHVKNKVKKEYHKDFSVDEDGMWMLQGWKGRVIYGLSYWKPTSK
- the LOC142513018 gene encoding uncharacterized protein C24B11.05-like; the encoded protein is MNQEDYVNRMNLNVDDTLYPLSSGIPVECTKSIIEYMINKLQIEKHKAPEMCALLYKDYGTTMAFVGYDFDYDDCHSFVHGRLPYEWLKLDHTLRSLLHGLCCNSLPIRKVIFSNGNDAHVAQILSWLGTEDCSDDIICFETLNPTHKDVVVDDFGDELPKSPFVCKPFENAFEQAFKVADINPHKTVGDEAHRISGFFLASHTDRYIRVHTLQYGFNNI